In Luteimonas viscosa, the genomic window CGCCGTGGAGGTCGCGGCGATCTGCGCGATCGGATCGCCATGCTCCTCGCCCGGCCACTCGATGACCAGTCGCGTGCCCTGCGGGCCCGTCTCGTACCGGGGCTCGAGTGCGACGACCGGGGCGGCGAGATCGAAGACGATGCGGGTAGTGCCCGGCTCCGGCTGTCCGCTGCGGACCGCCTTGACCACGCCCGCCGGCGGCGGCAGGGCGAGCTTGCCCGCCGGCTGGCTTCCAGGCAGGTCCACGACCAGCCGATGCGGATTCTGCAGGGTGATCAGCCTGAAGCCCGCTTCGCGATCCACCTGCAGTTCGGCGCGCGTGCCGGTGGGCCCGCTGCCGAGCTGGACCGCCCTGATTTCAGACGCGTACGCGAGATTCCAGACCAGCGCTGCGAGCAGCGCCAGGCCAAGCAGAATCTGTTGGACGTCTTGCCCCCTCGTGCGCATGTCGATAGTCAATCACTGATGACCTCCATTTGCAACGCACTTTTCCTTTCAAATCGGTCACCTGCCCGTCTTTCCTATGGGTTCGGTTCAGATATCCGATGCAACTCGCCCACTTCTTCCACCCGGCGCAGCCACGCTTCCCCGGACCCGCTCCCGGCGGCCAGAACCGCCGACCGGCCCTCTCCGTCCAGGGCGAGGCGCACATGCAGGTCAGCCGGCGGCAGGGCGGCCGCGCCACGATCCGGCCATTCCACCAGCCAGAGCGCGCCCCGGGCATCGTCCAGGCCGAGGAATTCCAGTTCGCCGGCATCACCGATGCGGTACAGGTCCAGGTGCAGGGCCTCGCCGCCGGTCGCCAGCGGATAGCGCTCGACCAGGGTGTAGGTCGGGCTGCGCACGGTCCCGGTCACGCCGAGTTCGCGCAGCCAGGCGCGTGCCAGCGTTGACTTGCCCGCGCCCAGATCGCCATGCAGGTAGACCACGGACTGCCCCGGCGCGGTCCGCGCGAGGCGGGCGCCCAAGGCGCGGGTCGCGGTCTCGTCCTCGAGGAAGAAGGACGTCACGCCGACGGCCCGCCGTTCGCCCAGGTACGCATTGGGTCCAGCAGGTCGCACGGCAGCAGTCCTCGCTCGCCGGCCTGCGCGGCGGTATCGCCCGCGACCGCATGCAGCAGCGCGCCGCAGCAGGCGGATTCGAACGCCGGGAAGTCCTGCGCGCGCAGCGCGGCGATGCAACCGGTGAGCAGGTCGCCCATCCCGCCCACGGCCATGCCTGGGTTGCCGGCCGCGATCACGCGCGGCACCTGTTCGGGCGCCGCGACCAGCGTGCCCGCGCCCTTGAGCACGACCACGCAGCCGAACATCTCCGCCAGCAGCCGGGCCGCCGCGAAGCGGTTCGCCTGCACTTCGGCGGCGGTGAAACCGAGCAGGCGCGCCGCCTCCCCCGGGTGCGGGGTGAGGATGGTGCCGGCGGGCAGCACCCGGGTGCGCTGCGCCAGCAGGTTGAGCGCGTCGGCATCGAGCACCAGCGGTGTCGACGCCGCCAGCGCCTGTTCGTAGAGCGCGGCGCCCCACTCGCCCTGCCCGAGCCCGGGCCCGAGCGCGATCACGTCCGCCTGCGCCAGCAGCGGTTCCAGCGACCCGCCCGCGTCGACGCCGTGGGCCATGGCCTCCGGGCGACGCGCCAGCAGCGCCGGCACGTGAACCGGCCGCGTCGCCACGCTCACCAGCCCCGCACCGCAGCGCAAGGCCGCCTCGGCCGCGAGGATCGCGGCGCCACCCTTGCCGGTGTCGCCACCGATGCACAGCACGTGTCCGCTGTCGCCCTTGTGGGCATCGCGCACGCGCGGCGCGATCCAGCCGCGCAGGTCGTCCGGGTCCAGCCGGTACGCCGCCACCGGCGCTCCGGCCAACGCCTCGTCGGCCTCGAGCGTGCTCAGTGCCAGCGACCCGGCGGAGCGTGCGGCAGCGCCGGTGTAGAGCCCGGCGTGCGGCGCGAGCAGTTGCAGCGTGTGCGTCGCATGGACCACCCGTCCGGGCGCGCTGCCCCGGTCCGCATCCAGCCCGCTCGGCACGTCCAGCGAGAACACCGGCAGCCCGGAGGCGTTGATCGCATCGATGACCCGCGCCGCATCCGCGTCCGGCTCGCGCGACAGGCCGATGCCGAACAGCGCGTCGACCACCAGCTGCGCGCGGCCGAAGCCGTCGCTGAACGCCTTGATCCGCCCGCCGGCCTCGCGATAGGCCTCGCAGGCGCGCTGCGCGAGTTCGCTGCGCGGGGCGTGCGCCTCGATGCGCAGCACCCGCGCATCGCGCCCGGACTGGTGCGCGAGCCGGCACAGTTCATAGCCGTCGCCGCCGTTGTTGCCCGGCCCGCAGACCACGACGATGCGCTGCACGTCCGGCCAGTGCGCCAGCAGTTCGCGCCAGGCCGCCTGCCCGGCGCGCGCCATCAGCGCGAACCCGTCGCCGAGCCGCGCGGCCATCTCCGCCTCGAGCGCGCGCAGCGCGGCGCCGTCGTACAGCGGCGTGCCGCGATCGTGGGAGCGGGAAACGGCGTCCATCGCCCGGATTCTATACTTCGGGGATGTCCACGCCCGCCGCCCGCACGCCCCTGCCCGACCCGGCCGCGCTCGCCCTGCGCATCAAGGCGCTGGCGCGCGAGGCGGGCTTCCAGCGCTGCGGCATCGCCGGGGTCGAACTCGGCGAGGACGAAGCCTTCCTGCGCGACTGGCTGGCCCGCGGCCTGTACGGGACGATGGACTGGATGGCGCGCCACGGCGACAAGCGCTCGCGCCCGCGCGAACTGGTGCCCGGGACGGTGCGGGTGCTTTCGGTCGGCCTCGACCATGGCCAGGACCCGGAGCAGGCCTGGCGCACGCTCGAGGACGACAGCCGCGCCTACGTCGCGCGCTATGCGCTGGGGCGCGACTACCACAAGCTCATGCGCAACCGCCTGCAGGGTCTCGCCGACCGCATCGCCGGCGAGATCGGGCCGTTCGGCCACCGCGTGTTCGTCGATTCGGCGCCGGTGCTCGAACGTGCGCTGGCGCGCAACGCGGGCCTGGGCTGGATCGGCAAGCACACCTGCCTGATCGACCGCGATGGCGGCTCGTGGTTCTTCCTCGGCGAGATCTACGTCGACCTGCCGCTGCCGGTCGACCCGCCCGCCACTGCGCATTGCGGCAGTTGCGTGCGCTGCATCGAGATCTGCCCGACCCGGGCGATCGTCGCGCCGCACCGGCTCGATGCGCGGCGCTGCATCTCCTATCTCACCATCGAACACGAGGGCGCGATCGACGAAGCGCTGCGGCCGCTGATCGGCAACCGCATCTTCGGCTGCGACGACTGCCAGCTGGTGTGCCCCTGGAACAAGTTCGCGCGGCGCACCGACGAACCGGATTTCCGCGCCAGGAACAACCTCGACCAGGCGACGCTGGCCGAGCTGTTCGCCTGGAGCGAGGACGAGTTCCTGCAGCGCACCGAGGGCTCGGCGATCCGCCGCAGCGGCCACGCGCGCTGGCTGCGCAACATCGCGGTGGCGCTGGGCAATGCGGCGACTTCGCCCGAAGTGGTCGCAGCCCTGCGATCGCGGCGGGAAGCGGAAGATCCCGTGGTGCGGGAACACGTGGCGTGGGCGCTGCGGCGGCACGGCGAATCCGGCGGACCGGCGTCCGCCGTTCCCGCCGGCGGGGAACGGGAAGCCGTCTAGCCCCTAGCCGCGCCCGCGGCGGCGATCTGCAGATTCCTCGCTGCGCTCGGAATGACAGCGTACGGGCGGCTCGACGCCGCCTGCCTGTTCGCATGCTCTCGCTGCTTCGGCATGCTCTAGCTGCTGCTGATCGTGGTCTCGCTGAGTTCTCGTTCGCGACCCGCAATCCGGCGAGTGCGGGCCTCAGCCGCGCGTGGCGATCTCGTCCAGCAACGCCTGCGTCACCGGATCGTCCGCACGCGCCTTGCCCTCCAGCGCCGGCAGCAGCGTGTTCGCCACCTGCTTGCCCAGTTCGACGCCGAACTGGTCGAAGGCATTGATGCCCCATGCCACCGACTGCAGGTAGACGCTGTGCTCATACAGCGCGATCAGCGCGCCGAGCGCATGCGGGGTCAGCGCATCGAGCAGGATGAGCGTGCTCGGGCGGTTGCCGGCGTAGGCGCGATGCGGGTCGTCGCTGGCCTGGCCGTTCGCCAGCGCCTGCGTCTGCGCCAGCAGGTTGGCCAGCAGCGCACGATGGTTCTGCGCGTAACCGTCGTCGCTGCGGACCACGCCGATGAAATCGGCGGGAACCACCTGGGTGCCCTGGTGCAGCGCCTGGAAGAAGCTGTGCTGGGTATCCGTGCCCGGGCCGCCCCACCATACCGGAACGGTGTCTTCGTGCAGCGGCGCCCCGTCCAGCCGGGCCGACTTGCCGAGGCTTTCCATCACCAGCTGCTGCAGGTAGTTCGGCAGCAGCTTCAGGCGCTCGTCGTAGGGCAGCACCGCCTGGGTCGCCAGGCCGAGCGCATTGCGGTTCCA contains:
- the tsaE gene encoding tRNA (adenosine(37)-N6)-threonylcarbamoyltransferase complex ATPase subunit type 1 TsaE, whose amino-acid sequence is MTSFFLEDETATRALGARLARTAPGQSVVYLHGDLGAGKSTLARAWLRELGVTGTVRSPTYTLVERYPLATGGEALHLDLYRIGDAGELEFLGLDDARGALWLVEWPDRGAAALPPADLHVRLALDGEGRSAVLAAGSGSGEAWLRRVEEVGELHRISEPNP
- a CDS encoding NAD(P)H-hydrate dehydratase, encoding MDAVSRSHDRGTPLYDGAALRALEAEMAARLGDGFALMARAGQAAWRELLAHWPDVQRIVVVCGPGNNGGDGYELCRLAHQSGRDARVLRIEAHAPRSELAQRACEAYREAGGRIKAFSDGFGRAQLVVDALFGIGLSREPDADAARVIDAINASGLPVFSLDVPSGLDADRGSAPGRVVHATHTLQLLAPHAGLYTGAAARSAGSLALSTLEADEALAGAPVAAYRLDPDDLRGWIAPRVRDAHKGDSGHVLCIGGDTGKGGAAILAAEAALRCGAGLVSVATRPVHVPALLARRPEAMAHGVDAGGSLEPLLAQADVIALGPGLGQGEWGAALYEQALAASTPLVLDADALNLLAQRTRVLPAGTILTPHPGEAARLLGFTAAEVQANRFAAARLLAEMFGCVVVLKGAGTLVAAPEQVPRVIAAGNPGMAVGGMGDLLTGCIAALRAQDFPAFESACCGALLHAVAGDTAAQAGERGLLPCDLLDPMRTWANGGPSA
- the queG gene encoding tRNA epoxyqueuosine(34) reductase QueG, encoding MSTPAARTPLPDPAALALRIKALAREAGFQRCGIAGVELGEDEAFLRDWLARGLYGTMDWMARHGDKRSRPRELVPGTVRVLSVGLDHGQDPEQAWRTLEDDSRAYVARYALGRDYHKLMRNRLQGLADRIAGEIGPFGHRVFVDSAPVLERALARNAGLGWIGKHTCLIDRDGGSWFFLGEIYVDLPLPVDPPATAHCGSCVRCIEICPTRAIVAPHRLDARRCISYLTIEHEGAIDEALRPLIGNRIFGCDDCQLVCPWNKFARRTDEPDFRARNNLDQATLAELFAWSEDEFLQRTEGSAIRRSGHARWLRNIAVALGNAATSPEVVAALRSRREAEDPVVREHVAWALRRHGESGGPASAVPAGGEREAV